A window of Methanolobus sediminis contains these coding sequences:
- the larC gene encoding nickel pincer cofactor biosynthesis protein LarC, producing the protein MKSLILDPFSGAAGDMILGSLIDLGADAAKICEIIESAVDVKVSVSRANKRGISATDVKIHVAHEEHSRHYHELVDIIKSAGLHPQVEKSALDVFAIMAEAESKVHGESLETIHFHEVGQNDALADVIGSCAAIHEIDAEAIFCTPVNVGGGKVKAAHGLMAVPAPATLEILRSGNLSSYGSGKRELLTPTGAALLSYFAKPIDNLPKGKVLSIGYGAGDADTEDPNVLRSVLVEMHDILTKDQIEVLETNVDDVTGEVLGNLFDKLLAAGARDVAITPTIMKKGRSGHIIKVITKSQNSERVAREIMKETGTLGIRVIPTVHRFVADRRMDEVSIRLKGEEFTSAVKIAQDKTGEILHISAEYEDCRKIADKVGLPLKEVIRRVEEEAWGKFGL; encoded by the coding sequence ATGAAGTCCCTTATATTAGATCCGTTCTCAGGTGCAGCCGGTGACATGATACTTGGAAGCCTCATAGACCTTGGAGCAGATGCTGCAAAGATATGCGAAATCATCGAGTCTGCTGTTGATGTGAAAGTGTCTGTCAGCAGAGCTAACAAAAGAGGCATATCTGCCACCGATGTTAAGATCCATGTAGCACATGAGGAACATTCCAGACATTATCACGAGCTTGTGGATATTATCAAGTCAGCAGGACTTCATCCGCAGGTGGAAAAGAGTGCACTCGATGTTTTTGCTATTATGGCTGAAGCTGAATCAAAGGTACACGGAGAATCTCTTGAAACAATTCATTTTCATGAAGTCGGACAGAACGATGCTCTGGCAGATGTAATCGGCTCCTGTGCAGCAATCCATGAGATTGACGCTGAAGCGATATTCTGCACACCTGTCAACGTTGGCGGCGGAAAGGTAAAAGCTGCACACGGGCTTATGGCCGTTCCGGCACCTGCAACACTGGAAATCCTGCGTTCAGGAAATCTCTCATCTTATGGTTCCGGTAAAAGAGAACTTCTCACACCAACCGGTGCCGCTTTACTATCTTATTTTGCAAAGCCCATTGATAACCTGCCAAAAGGAAAGGTTCTTTCAATAGGATACGGTGCAGGCGATGCTGATACCGAAGACCCGAATGTCCTGAGAAGTGTGCTGGTTGAAATGCATGATATCCTCACTAAAGACCAGATAGAAGTTCTGGAAACTAATGTTGATGATGTTACCGGTGAAGTTCTTGGAAACCTGTTCGACAAACTTCTAGCAGCAGGTGCCAGAGATGTTGCCATCACACCAACGATCATGAAAAAAGGCAGGTCAGGCCATATTATCAAGGTTATCACAAAATCCCAGAACAGTGAACGTGTTGCCAGGGAGATAATGAAAGAGACCGGTACACTGGGTATCCGTGTTATTCCAACAGTACATCGTTTTGTTGCTGACCGCAGGATGGATGAAGTAAGCATCCGGCTTAAAGGAGAGGAATTTACCAGTGCAGTGAAGATAGCACAGGATAAGACCGGAGAAATCCTGCACATTTCTGCTGAGTATGAAGACTGCCGGAAGATCGCTGATAAGGTGGGACTGCCGCTTAAAGAAGTGATTCGCAGGGTTGAGGAAGAAGCGTGGGGGAAGTTTGGATTATAA
- a CDS encoding serine/threonine-protein kinase RIO2, whose protein sequence is MIDDVVKLFKEMDSKDLRILAGIEIGMKHFEWVPVEEIMKYTRLPYSTLEFKIKSLIKDNMVIGTNNPYEGYQIYFDGYDTLALNTLVKRGTISAIGDEIGVGKESVVHEAVKEPELSFGEAQGVILKFHREGRTSFKSVKRTRSHLEGKEHFSWIYAARLAAKREAEIIKKLYPDVSVPKLLDNNRHALVMDVAKGTLLYKTKLEDPEWFLNEILRQVALVYEKGYIHSDLSEYNIFVNENGVQFIDWPQYVEVSHPHAEELLERDVTNVLKHFKRKYKIDKDPKETVSEIMNS, encoded by the coding sequence ATGATAGACGACGTTGTGAAGTTATTCAAGGAAATGGACAGCAAAGACCTGCGTATACTTGCAGGTATCGAGATCGGCATGAAGCATTTCGAGTGGGTGCCTGTTGAAGAGATAATGAAATACACCCGTTTGCCTTATTCCACACTTGAGTTCAAGATAAAATCACTCATCAAAGACAACATGGTGATCGGAACCAATAATCCATATGAAGGTTACCAGATATACTTTGACGGCTACGATACACTTGCTCTTAACACACTTGTCAAAAGAGGGACAATTAGTGCCATTGGTGATGAAATAGGCGTTGGGAAAGAGTCCGTAGTTCATGAAGCTGTGAAAGAACCTGAACTATCCTTTGGCGAAGCTCAGGGTGTTATTCTCAAGTTCCACAGGGAAGGAAGAACCAGTTTTAAGAGCGTCAAAAGAACAAGATCACACCTTGAAGGCAAGGAGCATTTTTCATGGATATATGCAGCCAGGCTGGCAGCAAAGAGGGAAGCTGAGATCATAAAAAAACTCTATCCCGATGTATCCGTTCCAAAGCTACTGGACAACAACCGTCATGCGCTTGTCATGGATGTGGCAAAAGGGACACTCCTCTATAAAACAAAACTGGAAGACCCTGAGTGGTTCCTTAATGAGATACTCAGGCAGGTGGCTCTGGTCTATGAAAAAGGTTACATTCATTCAGACCTCAGCGAGTACAACATCTTTGTGAACGAGAACGGAGTTCAGTTCATTGACTGGCCACAGTACGTTGAAGTCAGTCATCCACATGCTGAAGAACTACTTGAAAGAGATGTAACTAACGTCCTGAAACACTTCAAACGCAAATACAAGATAGACAAAGACCCGAAAGAAACGGTATCAGAAATAATGAATAGCTGA
- a CDS encoding DUF460 domain-containing protein, which yields MQNGVIYGIDIAKGSSRAQEVPKYAVAVLRDGEISHYTMVRLHRILRMLNMDRPDYIAVDNIFELAPNKKALIHLLEKLPDNTRLVQVTGGIHQKPLLRLAQEHGLSLNQFDPIQEAETCAILASLGVGEEVSLFEDITRIKVSRARSLGRGGWSQNRYRRKVHGAVKEKSREIENILRKFSRDTGYGYDERFTEGFGGYVRAEFTVKARRERVPIKPSTNADVQVTVKSVERDKIQYISLKKAGRKYTIVGIDPGTTVGIAILSLDGELLLSESIRGISHDEVVRKIAEYGKPAVVATDVYPTPSAVEKIRRSFNAVAWSPGGEIRAEDKIALARSFGYSNDHERDSLTAAIATYKSYKNVFSRVEKRAPKYLNMDSIKFHVINGDSIEEAIEKVASESKIQVRVKPEPEPVKEELTDTDELVKKLREEIRQKNSQIKQLKEYVSEIKYESGQKDKTIEKLEMRINKIRNSIYTQVKKEREIQIRDTEIDRLNKELAKTRKNLKNQRRQNKRLKQIRKKEVKGEGLPVKVIYAFTREAIQHTKELYGIKENDVVFLKDPSGGGPITASLLAESKVKAVLITEDMPHAALESFYDKEIPVLKDIQIHRVGDLASVDPDILEDAIETWEEGAEKRRHEKEHEQFQSILDEYRSERRRGLV from the coding sequence ATGCAAAACGGGGTAATTTACGGTATTGACATAGCAAAAGGTTCATCCCGTGCTCAGGAAGTTCCCAAATATGCCGTTGCCGTACTCAGGGACGGGGAAATCAGCCATTATACCATGGTCAGGCTTCACAGGATACTGCGGATGCTGAATATGGACAGGCCGGATTACATTGCAGTAGACAATATTTTTGAGCTTGCACCAAACAAAAAAGCACTTATTCATTTACTTGAAAAGCTCCCTGATAACACCAGACTTGTACAGGTCACAGGCGGGATACACCAGAAACCACTACTCCGGCTTGCACAGGAACACGGACTTTCCCTTAACCAGTTTGACCCCATACAGGAAGCTGAAACCTGTGCAATACTCGCAAGTCTTGGCGTGGGAGAAGAAGTTTCCCTTTTTGAAGATATTACCCGCATCAAGGTCAGTCGTGCCCGTTCCCTTGGAAGAGGTGGCTGGAGCCAGAACCGCTATAGGAGAAAGGTTCATGGTGCAGTCAAGGAAAAAAGCAGGGAAATTGAGAACATCCTGCGCAAATTCTCCCGGGATACCGGATACGGTTATGACGAACGTTTTACCGAAGGCTTTGGAGGATATGTAAGGGCTGAATTTACGGTTAAAGCAAGACGTGAAAGAGTTCCGATAAAACCATCGACTAATGCTGATGTACAGGTTACCGTTAAAAGTGTGGAAAGGGACAAGATACAATACATATCCCTGAAAAAAGCCGGAAGAAAGTACACTATTGTTGGTATTGACCCCGGAACTACCGTGGGAATTGCAATCCTGTCACTTGATGGGGAACTCTTGCTTTCGGAAAGTATTCGCGGTATTTCCCATGATGAAGTTGTCAGGAAGATAGCTGAATACGGTAAACCAGCTGTTGTTGCTACAGATGTTTATCCAACCCCTTCAGCCGTCGAAAAGATTCGCCGCAGTTTCAATGCAGTTGCATGGAGTCCGGGCGGAGAAATAAGGGCAGAGGACAAGATCGCTCTTGCGAGGTCATTCGGATATTCCAACGACCACGAACGTGATTCACTTACAGCAGCAATTGCAACCTATAAATCTTACAAGAATGTGTTTTCCAGGGTTGAGAAAAGAGCACCTAAATACCTCAATATGGATAGCATCAAATTCCATGTCATAAACGGAGATTCAATAGAGGAAGCCATTGAGAAAGTAGCTTCTGAATCAAAGATACAGGTTCGCGTTAAGCCTGAACCCGAACCGGTAAAAGAAGAACTTACAGACACTGATGAACTTGTAAAGAAACTGCGTGAGGAAATCAGGCAGAAGAATTCCCAGATAAAGCAGCTCAAAGAATATGTTTCTGAAATCAAGTATGAATCCGGGCAGAAGGATAAGACCATAGAGAAACTTGAGATGCGTATCAACAAGATAAGGAATTCTATTTATACGCAAGTTAAGAAAGAAAGGGAGATACAGATAAGGGACACTGAGATAGATCGTCTCAATAAAGAGCTTGCAAAAACCCGCAAGAACCTGAAAAACCAGCGCAGGCAGAACAAGCGCCTGAAGCAGATACGTAAAAAGGAAGTAAAGGGCGAAGGTCTTCCTGTTAAAGTCATATATGCTTTCACAAGAGAAGCGATACAGCATACAAAAGAACTCTATGGAATCAAAGAGAACGATGTCGTCTTCCTCAAAGACCCAAGTGGTGGCGGGCCAATCACAGCATCGCTACTTGCCGAATCAAAAGTGAAAGCTGTGCTGATAACTGAAGATATGCCCCATGCTGCGCTTGAATCATTTTATGATAAGGAAATTCCGGTTTTGAAAGATATTCAGATACATCGCGTGGGAGACTTGGCTTCAGTTGACCCTGATATCCTTGAAGATGCTATTGAAACATGGGAGGAAGGAGCTGAAAAGCGCCGCCATGAAAAAGAGCACGAACAATTCCAGTCTATTCTTGATGAATACAGGAGTGAACGCAGAAGAGGTCTTGTATGA
- a CDS encoding molybdenum cofactor guanylyltransferase has translation MIRSSLLLAGGLGTRMNGREKALMMLEDSTLLERSLSVLDDVSDEVIVSLRDEQQVQEFSSYLQERKIVTDRIRNSGPLAGMLSGFERASGDYVFTVACDMPYLNRTLIDMMFDMVGEHDALIPISEYGTKEPLHAVYKRDVMLEAIENALGEGSRSILSPVSLLSDVIFLDSEVVRTIDRDFKSFVNVNTPEDMLKLE, from the coding sequence ATGATCCGTTCATCACTTCTACTTGCCGGCGGACTTGGCACCCGGATGAATGGCAGGGAAAAAGCCCTGATGATGCTTGAAGATAGCACTCTGCTGGAACGTTCACTTTCTGTTCTTGATGATGTGTCAGATGAAGTGATCGTTTCCCTGCGGGATGAGCAGCAGGTTCAGGAATTCTCATCTTATCTTCAGGAAAGGAAAATCGTTACTGACAGGATAAGAAATTCAGGTCCTCTTGCCGGAATGCTCTCTGGTTTTGAAAGAGCAAGTGGAGACTATGTTTTTACTGTTGCATGTGACATGCCGTATCTTAACAGAACGCTAATTGATATGATGTTCGACATGGTCGGTGAGCATGATGCACTCATACCGATAAGTGAATACGGCACAAAAGAGCCTTTGCATGCAGTGTACAAAAGAGATGTCATGCTTGAAGCAATAGAGAATGCTCTTGGAGAGGGTAGCAGAAGTATTTTGTCTCCCGTGTCACTGCTAAGTGATGTAATTTTTCTTGATTCCGAAGTTGTACGGACTATAGACAGAGACTTTAAAAGTTTTGTTAACGTTAATACACCGGAAGATATGCTGAAACTGGAATGA
- a CDS encoding tetratricopeptide repeat protein, with amino-acid sequence MDSDKPEEWFKLAFDADDPEEKIEYFSLILEYENLDQELWSNEALALVWNNKGIALSFLGRDEEALECFMNSVRLNKNDVDVWCNMGIIHLNIGNHEAAIKCYNRILRLDPSNENAWVNKGDILSIMGMHNEAIECYSKVHKEIELDNKFAVVWNKKGLAYFGLGKYEDAVDCFNRVLKIDPEHIDAIENLKAAMSKAKQINEEISYPDSSCL; translated from the coding sequence ATGGATTCTGATAAGCCGGAAGAATGGTTCAAATTAGCATTTGATGCAGACGATCCGGAAGAAAAAATAGAATATTTTTCACTTATCCTTGAATATGAGAATCTGGATCAGGAACTATGGAGTAATGAAGCGCTTGCGCTGGTCTGGAACAATAAAGGTATAGCGCTTTCTTTTCTTGGACGTGATGAAGAAGCCCTTGAATGCTTCATGAACTCTGTTCGTCTTAACAAAAATGATGTTGATGTCTGGTGCAACATGGGAATCATTCATTTAAACATCGGTAACCATGAAGCTGCGATTAAATGTTATAACCGCATACTAAGGCTTGACCCATCAAATGAAAATGCCTGGGTAAACAAGGGTGATATTCTTAGCATAATGGGAATGCACAACGAAGCCATTGAATGCTACAGTAAGGTTCACAAGGAAATAGAGCTTGACAACAAGTTTGCAGTTGTGTGGAATAAAAAAGGTCTTGCTTATTTTGGTCTTGGAAAATACGAAGACGCTGTTGACTGTTTCAACAGGGTTCTTAAGATAGATCCCGAACATATTGACGCAATAGAGAATCTGAAAGCTGCAATGTCAAAAGCAAAACAGATCAACGAGGAGATCAGTTACCCTGATTCCTCATGCCTGTAA
- a CDS encoding MBL fold metallo-hydrolase produces MELEFKGACREVGRSAVLVDEKIMMDYGVSPGEEVKYPLNGSRPQAVLLSHAHIDHSGAIPNLMDLDPDVFMTPPTFDLSNMLAQDTLRIAEREGEMPAFDSIDLTRFAHRTRQIDTGVPFHTHGYDVEFFDAGHIPGAASIFLKDKEGKSLYYTGDINTSDTRLVSGAVEFPNTDVLITESTYFGDDHPPRREVESQFIDSVMDTLDIGGTVIVPAFAIGRTQEILMLLDAHGIRAYVDGMGVHAYKVMSKHMDYIRNPTHLKKAFDNATEVSGRKRDSVHLESSVIVTTAGMLNGGPVLYYLNKKYKDPKSKIILTGYQVEGTNGRMALDTGIIENDGFIQHLKPKIEQYDFSAHSGDKELKEMVKDFCDRGTEHVFTMHGDNCEGFADWITEEIGVKAYAPELGERFTV; encoded by the coding sequence ATGGAACTGGAATTCAAGGGTGCATGTAGAGAGGTCGGAAGATCGGCAGTTTTGGTTGATGAAAAAATAATGATGGATTACGGAGTATCTCCGGGAGAGGAGGTTAAGTATCCTTTAAACGGATCACGGCCGCAGGCTGTTCTTTTATCACATGCACATATTGACCATTCCGGTGCAATTCCCAATCTTATGGACCTTGATCCCGATGTTTTCATGACACCACCTACTTTTGATCTTTCAAATATGCTGGCACAGGACACCCTGAGAATAGCTGAAAGAGAAGGTGAAATGCCTGCTTTTGATTCCATTGATCTTACCAGATTTGCACACCGAACCAGGCAGATAGATACTGGTGTCCCGTTTCACACACATGGATATGATGTTGAGTTCTTTGACGCCGGGCACATACCAGGTGCCGCTTCGATATTCCTGAAAGACAAAGAAGGGAAAAGTCTGTACTATACAGGTGACATCAATACTTCTGATACCAGACTTGTTTCCGGTGCAGTGGAGTTCCCGAATACTGATGTTCTTATTACTGAAAGCACCTATTTCGGTGATGACCACCCGCCACGCAGGGAAGTTGAAAGCCAGTTCATAGATTCTGTAATGGACACACTGGATATAGGCGGAACTGTTATTGTGCCTGCATTTGCAATCGGAAGGACACAGGAAATACTGATGCTTCTGGATGCTCATGGAATCAGAGCTTACGTTGATGGCATGGGGGTTCATGCATACAAGGTAATGTCAAAACATATGGATTATATCAGGAATCCAACACATCTTAAGAAAGCATTTGATAATGCAACAGAAGTTTCCGGAAGAAAAAGAGATTCAGTTCATCTTGAATCTTCTGTCATTGTTACAACAGCTGGCATGCTGAATGGCGGTCCTGTATTATATTATCTCAATAAGAAGTACAAAGACCCCAAATCAAAGATCATACTTACTGGTTATCAGGTAGAAGGCACCAATGGTAGAATGGCTCTGGATACTGGTATTATTGAGAATGACGGGTTTATCCAACACTTGAAACCTAAGATCGAGCAATATGATTTCTCTGCTCATTCCGGCGATAAAGAGCTTAAGGAAATGGTAAAAGATTTCTGTGACAGGGGAACTGAGCATGTGTTTACCATGCATGGTGACAACTGTGAAGGATTTGCAGACTGGATTACTGAAGAGATCGGCGTGAAAGCTTATGCTCCTGAACTGGGAGAACGTTTCACTGTATGA
- a CDS encoding DNA topoisomerase I, translated as MHLIIAEKHIAAKRIAAILASEKIKQVRVSGVDTYEYESEEGKKVFIGLSGHIVKLDFPKAYNNWQKVEANELVGAEIITASTQVKIVSALKKLGKEATKVTIATDYDREGELIGAEALDIIKQVNPDIVFDRVHYSAITPKAIDAAFSNPTNVDFNLADAGHSRQVIDLVWGASLTRYISLAAGRLGKMFLSVGRVQSPTLALIVEREKEREAFVPRPYWELSAMLKSKSGEEFKVEHRTKRFWEKADVDAAMEKISIGDNATVTELTTSEKIDKPPTPFNTTEFISAASSIGFTAANAMRIAETLYTNGFISYPRTDNTVYPDTIDLRAQIEIFKTGAFKQYALKLLEKKELVPTKGKKETTDHPPIFPASLAKKSEMNEQEWKLYEMVVRRFFATFADPAKWETIKSKYDINGEEFKANGARLVEPGWRWYYHYNAPEDRLLPKMEEGDVHSVIKADVEAKETQPPGRYGQGRLIKIMEELGLGTKATRHDIISKLYSRAYVHGNPLQPTKTAVAVVDTLEKFAPTISKPDMTSKLEADMDRIAEGGIPEDEVLNESREMLELVFDELGKNKDDISESLRAGLREDKIIGVCSECGSNLMVMRSKRGGRFIGCEGYPDCTFSLPLPKMGQVVVTDKLCEEHGLYHIRIINAGKRPWNLGCPQCNFIEWQKTQEEEKLKQKEESSDKEKPKTLNDISGIGKVTAEKLADAGICSVDDLCEADALELAKVTSIPVKKIKVWQSDIA; from the coding sequence ATGCATCTCATCATAGCAGAAAAGCACATTGCAGCAAAAAGAATAGCCGCAATTCTGGCATCAGAAAAAATAAAACAGGTTCGTGTAAGTGGGGTAGACACTTACGAATACGAATCCGAAGAAGGAAAAAAGGTATTCATAGGTCTTAGCGGTCATATTGTAAAACTGGATTTCCCTAAAGCATATAACAACTGGCAGAAGGTAGAGGCAAATGAACTTGTTGGAGCAGAGATAATCACAGCTTCAACTCAGGTAAAGATCGTATCAGCACTTAAAAAGCTTGGAAAGGAAGCTACAAAAGTCACCATTGCAACTGACTATGACAGGGAAGGAGAACTCATTGGAGCTGAAGCTCTTGATATCATCAAGCAGGTAAATCCGGATATTGTTTTTGATCGTGTACATTACAGTGCCATTACTCCCAAAGCGATCGATGCTGCGTTTTCTAATCCTACAAACGTGGATTTCAATCTTGCAGATGCCGGTCATTCCCGCCAGGTCATTGATCTTGTATGGGGTGCATCGCTCACTCGTTATATCTCACTTGCAGCCGGACGTTTAGGAAAGATGTTCCTGTCAGTTGGCAGGGTCCAGTCCCCAACACTTGCGCTTATCGTTGAACGTGAAAAGGAAAGGGAAGCATTTGTCCCCAGGCCATATTGGGAACTTTCAGCCATGCTTAAGAGCAAAAGCGGTGAAGAGTTCAAGGTTGAACACCGTACAAAGAGGTTCTGGGAAAAGGCAGATGTCGATGCTGCAATGGAAAAGATCTCCATTGGTGACAATGCCACAGTGACAGAACTGACAACTTCCGAAAAGATAGACAAACCACCAACGCCTTTTAACACTACTGAATTTATCAGCGCAGCGAGTTCAATTGGCTTTACCGCAGCTAATGCCATGAGGATCGCTGAGACACTTTACACTAACGGTTTTATCTCATATCCAAGGACAGACAACACAGTTTATCCTGACACTATTGACCTGAGGGCACAGATAGAGATATTCAAGACAGGGGCATTCAAACAATATGCTCTCAAGTTACTTGAGAAGAAAGAACTTGTTCCTACAAAGGGTAAGAAAGAAACAACAGACCACCCACCAATATTCCCTGCATCCCTTGCCAAGAAATCCGAGATGAACGAGCAGGAATGGAAGCTTTACGAAATGGTTGTCAGGCGTTTCTTTGCAACTTTTGCCGACCCTGCAAAATGGGAGACCATCAAGTCGAAATATGATATCAATGGCGAGGAGTTCAAGGCAAACGGTGCAAGGCTTGTGGAACCCGGATGGAGATGGTACTATCATTACAACGCACCGGAGGACAGGCTGCTTCCAAAAATGGAAGAAGGGGATGTTCATTCCGTAATCAAGGCAGATGTTGAGGCAAAGGAAACACAACCACCAGGAAGATACGGTCAGGGCAGGCTCATCAAGATTATGGAAGAGCTGGGACTTGGTACAAAGGCCACGCGTCACGATATTATCAGTAAGCTTTACTCAAGGGCTTATGTACATGGAAACCCGCTGCAACCTACAAAAACTGCTGTTGCAGTTGTGGATACGCTTGAGAAGTTCGCACCTACTATATCCAAACCTGATATGACAAGTAAACTTGAAGCTGATATGGACAGGATAGCTGAAGGCGGAATACCGGAGGATGAAGTCCTGAATGAATCCAGGGAAATGCTGGAGCTTGTTTTTGATGAGCTTGGAAAGAACAAGGATGACATCAGTGAGTCACTCCGCGCTGGTTTGCGTGAGGACAAGATAATTGGTGTTTGTTCTGAATGCGGTTCAAATCTAATGGTAATGAGATCAAAACGAGGAGGGCGCTTCATAGGTTGTGAAGGCTATCCGGATTGTACGTTCTCACTACCGCTTCCAAAGATGGGACAGGTTGTTGTCACAGACAAATTATGTGAGGAACATGGCCTGTATCACATACGTATCATTAATGCTGGAAAGAGGCCATGGAACCTTGGCTGCCCGCAATGTAATTTCATTGAGTGGCAAAAGACACAGGAAGAAGAGAAACTAAAGCAGAAAGAAGAATCTTCTGATAAGGAAAAGCCAAAGACCCTGAATGACATATCAGGTATTGGTAAGGTCACCGCGGAAAAACTTGCAGATGCTGGAATCTGCAGTGTTGATGATCTGTGTGAAGCTGATGCACTGGAACTTGCAAAAGTTACAAGTATACCTGTAAAGAAAATAAAAGTATGGCAATCTGATATTGCCTGA
- a CDS encoding ferritin-like domain-containing protein, giving the protein MGTKGVEILGLDVNELIDLLNKALADEWYAYYQYWVGAKVIKGPMREAAVAELIQHATDELRHADMVATRIIQLGGTPVLSPDDWKKFSNCGYESPEDPFVKKILEQNIKGEQCAIQVYNSILGKVKDKDPVTYEIVLQILTDEIEHEDDLQAIMEDIELMQRMD; this is encoded by the coding sequence ATGGGAACAAAAGGCGTGGAAATATTAGGCTTAGATGTTAATGAATTGATAGACTTATTGAACAAAGCGCTTGCAGATGAATGGTATGCGTACTACCAGTACTGGGTTGGTGCAAAGGTCATCAAGGGCCCGATGAGAGAAGCTGCTGTTGCAGAGCTCATTCAGCATGCTACTGATGAACTTCGCCATGCTGACATGGTGGCGACCAGGATCATACAGCTTGGAGGCACACCAGTGCTTTCCCCGGACGACTGGAAGAAGTTCAGCAACTGTGGATACGAGTCTCCTGAGGACCCTTTCGTCAAGAAGATCCTTGAACAGAATATCAAAGGAGAACAGTGCGCTATCCAGGTCTACAATTCAATTCTTGGCAAGGTCAAAGACAAGGATCCGGTTACATATGAGATCGTGTTACAGATCCTTACCGATGAGATCGAGCATGAGGATGACCTGCAGGCCATCATGGAAGATATCGAACTTATGCAGAGAATGGATTAA
- a CDS encoding peroxiredoxin has protein sequence MPLIGDDAPTFKAETTAGEINFPKDYKGKWVILFSHPADFTPVCTTEFMTFSTMQDEFKALNTELIGLSIDSVYAHIAWLRTIKEKIVYKGMKDVEVTFPVIADLKMEVAKKFGMVQPNASTTQAVRAVFIMDPKAIIRAILYYPLSNGRNMDEIKRLLIAMQKSDAEHIATPANWQPGDDVIIPPPGSCGTAKERVESKEEGKYCLDWFMCLKKQS, from the coding sequence ATGCCGCTTATCGGCGACGATGCACCTACATTCAAAGCAGAGACTACAGCCGGAGAAATTAATTTCCCTAAAGATTACAAGGGGAAGTGGGTAATTCTCTTCAGTCATCCTGCAGACTTTACACCTGTATGTACAACTGAGTTCATGACCTTCTCAACAATGCAGGATGAGTTCAAGGCATTAAACACAGAACTTATCGGACTGTCCATTGACAGTGTCTATGCTCACATTGCATGGCTGCGCACCATCAAAGAGAAGATTGTATACAAAGGCATGAAGGATGTTGAAGTCACATTCCCGGTCATTGCCGATCTTAAGATGGAAGTTGCAAAGAAATTCGGTATGGTACAGCCAAACGCCTCCACAACACAGGCTGTCAGAGCAGTTTTCATCATGGATCCAAAGGCAATCATCAGAGCCATCCTCTACTATCCACTATCCAATGGTAGGAATATGGATGAAATTAAGAGACTGCTTATTGCAATGCAGAAGTCCGATGCAGAGCACATCGCAACCCCGGCAAACTGGCAGCCAGGCGATGACGTAATTATCCCACCTCCAGGCTCATGCGGCACTGCAAAGGAAAGGGTCGAGAGCAAGGAAGAAGGAAAGTACTGCCTCGACTGGTTCATGTGCCTGAAGAAACAGTCTTAA
- a CDS encoding Fur family transcriptional regulator, with protein MKKTDIKYTNQRIEILDFLKEFDGHPTVDDVFEGVRQKLTRISKATVYNNLRFLSEKGLIKEVNVKGVSRFESNMIPHHHTMCLECGEMKDYESEELCEYAMKIAAEIDDFKIESADTNFYGICKKCMEKE; from the coding sequence ATGAAAAAAACAGACATCAAATATACAAACCAGCGGATTGAGATCCTGGATTTCCTCAAGGAATTTGATGGTCATCCTACTGTAGATGATGTCTTTGAGGGAGTAAGACAAAAACTGACCCGTATCAGTAAAGCTACGGTGTACAACAATCTGAGGTTTTTGTCCGAAAAAGGCCTGATCAAGGAAGTGAACGTAAAGGGTGTTTCGAGATTCGAATCCAACATGATACCCCATCACCACACAATGTGCCTTGAGTGCGGAGAAATGAAAGACTATGAGTCAGAAGAGCTTTGCGAATATGCCATGAAGATTGCAGCAGAAATCGATGACTTTAAAATAGAATCAGCAGATACCAATTTTTACGGAATTTGTAAGAAATGTATGGAGAAGGAGTAA